In Babesia bovis T2Bo chromosome 3, whole genome shotgun sequence, the genomic window GATGTTGTCCCATGTCCTAAACGTGCACATATGTTCTTTTTGGGCATTATTTGCTCGCACATTCACTTCatttttggtgcagtgaatacacattaaatatatattgagCGTGTGTATATTTGGTTTTTACCTATCTGGTGTACTGTGAAATTTGGTGCCCAGATGTTTCATTCAGGTGAATGAACGCGCCGTTCAGCGTCGCGTATTCGCGTAGGTCACTAAACACTATTACGGCTCATCATTTTACTATTTCATGTTATGGAGGGTCTTGATTTAAATTCACTTGTACTCTCTGAGAATCCTCATATCGAGGTAAAATCGCGGTATGTTGTTTTCTTTTTGTTGGTGAATAATAACAGATTATACAAGGTTTGGGAGTTTTTACTGAATTACGCTGCGCTGCTATGTTTGTTAGACTGTATCGTACTCCCTGCTTTGATAGCTCTATTTGGTGtgctggatatatttaatgGCTTAAATGCGTACAAAACTTCCTTCCACATCGTACGTTTACTTTCGTTTTTATGTACACTGAATATAGATTGAGGTTGTGTGTGTCGTTATTTTGGGCACATTGGCCATTGTTGTTAACTATCGCAAAGGTGGTAAGGTAAAGTTCGTAGCAATCGGGATTTCCGGGATAATCTTGGTTGTTATAAGCCATTTTGTGGCTAGTGGCTGGATAGAGACTGTATTATCTCTTACTGGTTGTGGTATGCTTTTGGCTTCAAACCAGTTATCTCGTCGTGGCCACAGCTGTCATCATTGCCACCTTCCAGTATCAATATGATAGTTGCGATATCGTATTGCATTTTAAAAGCATACAATTGATCAAATCGTTTTTGATTGTATAACTCTCGTTTAATGCAGTTTTTCCGTATATTATCCACTGTGGCATTTTAaaagttatatacatcctaTATTTTATAGGTTGGTCTTGATTATTTTGATCCAGTTGGAGTGTATTAACATTTCCGCAAGATCGGTCGGTATTGTTAGTTTCATTCCTTTAGCATAGTACTTCATATATGGATTGTTTCTATCTGCTATATCATCCGTTACTATATCCTTTAGTACGGCGACTATACTATATCGTTTTGCTCGGAATGGTAGTGGCGTTTTGATGATCTCATTACAGGTGTCCCTTAGGTACGTTGCCTCCTGATCAGACAGTCGTTCTATAATATTCATTGGTATAACGTCATAGAGTCCGTTATAGGTTATTGCCATTTCCTTTATCAAATTTAGGCGATGCGTATTGTAGAGGTAAAAGTTCTTTGATGCCATGATATAGCACAATGCGTAGTAATCCATTAGTAGTTTGCACTTGAATAGTTTTTTGGTATCTCCCGGGGAGAATAGTTGCGTATCTCTATATTCCTTGGCATGATGCGTGAATTCAGCTAGgaattgcgatatttcGGTAGCTACCCTTTTGACAACTTCCATTGGATATGCTTGTATAAGCATTGATGCGTCTTCATTTCTGAATATATCGCTCAGTAGATCGAGCGAATTGCGCGAGCTAGGATGCTGGTACACTGGCGGATCGCTCATTGTGGATGGTGTTAATTcgtatataatgtaattCGATATACCGATGTTTACTGTGAACGTTTTGTTACagctatgtatataacgcTCTTCTATCCGTGTATGTACAGAGCGTTGGTTAataattcatatataaattctacattattttttTGGATGCCGTTTGATTGTTACATAGCACCACTATAATAACCTAGATAAGGTgtgtacaatataatatttaaacAACCTTTTGTTTCAGTAAAGAGAAAAATGGGAGCTAATGTTGtatgtaatgtgtatatttaatagTGGCGTGTTGAAGTTGTTAGTGAATGTTTATTGATGGCGTTGCAACTATGTCTCATTGTTACACTTGTTTATTCCGTAAGACTTTACATTACATGTGTCGATACACAGATATGGGAATACTATATGCGTAGCATTTGATTCATGAAATTCTGTCATTTCGACTAGATATGGCCATTAATGGTGAATATGTGATTCCTTTGTCTAGAGATGACACTATTTAGTAGTTGATATGTGCTGGTCTATACTGTTTACATGGCAGTTCTAACTGCGAGATATACATAGACTGTATATTATTAGATGACAAGAGACTACATTCGTCCCTGTTGTGTCATCTGTAGCTGCCAATGTACTTATGCTGAAcactatatattaatgatTGAAGAGTTTGCTTTTTTGTTTCTCCCTTTAGAGATTTTGTTATTACTAAATCATACGCTTCGTTTCGTCCAGCATGACATCGAATGTTCAGTTTAAGAGTACATCATAATGGCACTCATGAGTACACAAATAATACCAAGGAACTCTAGGAAACCCATACCAATAAGTGTGTATGTGAAGAGATCATCTTTGATAGATGGGTTGCGTGCAGTTCCGGAGACCAATGCGGCGAATAGGTTACCGATACCTTGTGCAACACCTCCTACTGACATGAGTGCAACAGCGGCACCAAGGGTAGCGATTCCTCCATCGTACCTTGCACCGAATTTGTTGTTGAATGGTGCGAGACTGTTCATACTTCCCTGTACAATATATTAGTATAATCCCGTGCAATTGGGTACTAAACATAACAGTTGTTCtatgctatatacactagtgtgTCTGGTCATGGTACATGTGCTACAAAACATACCCTGTTGGCGAAATTGGTCAACAAAGTGTTTTGTACAGTTGGTTGGTGGAGGTAGTATGACCTGGGCATTTCTGCATTTGTCTTGTTTAGATCGTTCCTTTGGAAGCTTGGCACCTGTGATAGGAATCGTGCTCCTAGGGTGTTGTTAAGGCGTACGCCTCTGACGAGTGAGTTAGCGAAAACACGTTGAATTGGAGCCATTTTAATTAATCGCTAGGCTGTGTCAAAATATTGTGTGATTCCTTATTACCGGCAGGCTATGCTTCCACACAATAACCCAACACAGTAATATCTTCTAGACCAGTTTAGTGTTATCTATCATGGGTTTATATTAGTTTACTGATTTTATGCGGTGTGATGTATGTCTTTATATGTATGTGTGTCATTGCCTAGCATGGCACCTGGTATGTCTGGACACTACGCCGTCGCGACTAACGATAAGCAGTTCAATTACACCGCATGGACACTAACGTAAAatctattttaaatatCATTGTAGCATCCATTTGTAGAATTATACGATCACTGGGCTATACTACAATGGCAACAAAAAGGACAGTGGCATATGGTATAGCGATAGTGGTACATACCATATTTATAGGACATATagttacatatataatataacgTTCATCACACCCTACGAATGGTCctaaatgtgtatttaCCATATAGAATACCGTGTTGTTAGTGCTGTGTAATCAAAGGTGAGCTACGACAATATGATTTACACAACACGCAAGATTGTGATACATTAACGTACATGAAACGATTTTGGTGATTTTAGTTAGGTGTAATAACTGTTTAACTACTTTTGTACTATGGGTGTATGTCAGGTGGGGTGGCGCCGATAAACGGTGGTTTCATCGTTCTTTCGCGCTTTTTGTAGTAAACATTAACAATAAAACGCAATTTGCGTTACACCAAATATTAATCGGGCTTTATTAACAAGAAAATACGTATATTCAGGATGGCTAAGCCCAAGGGATCTCAGATTCGTCCATCGCTTAAGCAGAACCTAACTCACTACCACGTGGTTGGTCGTGCTGCTCCTTCAAAGAAGAACCCAAACCCTTTGATATATCGTATGAACATTTTCGCTAAGAATTCGGTACTTGCTAAGGGTCGTTTCTGGTACTTTATGCGTAAGTTGCAGAAGGCTAAGAGGTCTGGTGGTGAGATCTTGGCTTGCAATGTGTTGAATGAGGTCAAGCCAACTCAAGCTAAGAACTATGGTGTGTTGTTGCGTTACGAGTGTCGTACTGGTACTCACAACATGTACAAGGAGTACCGTGACACTACTTTGACTGGTGCTATTTCTCAGATGTATGGTGAGATGGCTGGTCGTGACCATGCTCGTGCCAGTTGCATTCAGATTATTCGTGCACGCCAGATCGCTGACGCTGACTGCCGCAGGACGCGTACAACCCAGTTGCACAACCCCAAGCTGAAGTTCCCTATCCTTAGGCCTCAGCCTTTCATTCAGAAGTCGGAGCGTGCATTGTTCTCTAGAACTAGGCCTTCTCTTGACTACTGAGGACATTTTTTGTCTTTAATAAAATTGATAGACTAACTATGttcatattttatataatatatgtaagTGTAACTATTGATAAATGCAGATTTTACTATATATTTGCATTGTACATGTGATATGATTGATTAAAATTCGTTTCAGTTGGTTATTGTTCGTAGGTATCAGTTATAGGTCGATATTAATCAACCCATATCTGGATAAATCAATCAAACACATGTGTTCGGTTGTTCAATGTTGCTTCACGCCAAATGGCGTTGAAATGCCGGGGGAGAATCGAACGACTCCAATCGCGCAATGTCTATGACGATACGCGTTTCCCGGCGGTAGTtccttgtatatatatgctgtCATTTCGGAGTTTAACCTTTGACAGAGAAGAGGAGTAATGTCATGCGTACAGTATACATATGATCATATACTAAAGCTGAACATATCCTAATGTAGCTTCTTAAGACTTCATTTAAATAGTTATAGCGTATATCCCATCTTAGCATCAAGTTTCACGAAAAGTAGCTTGTTACTCGTCATTTCAAGATTTGACAAACGCACTGCATTTATAGATTTTTATTCTTGCCAATAGAGCAATTTGGATATTAATATGCATTTAGCACTTAATATAGAAgattggaatatatattcccTTCACTGCATTATGTTATCTGTTGAGTCCTGCTGTGTTACAGCGCTTAAGTAACGTTGACTCATAGTTACTATATTGGTTGTGCAGATCACCAACAATTTGTATAATCCATTCCAATTTCTGAGTGACGTCGATATTCACGATACAACACAAAAAAATCAATGAGCGTGTACGACGTACCCGTGGGAGCACCGTCAGAAGGTACACTGAAACATCTTTTTCCTCCGTCCAGAAGATACATATGATTCACTTCGTGATGACTTAGTGTTGATATATGTTGCCAATGTCAAGCCATACCAATACAGTTGCGATTATGTCGATTTGCAAATCCACAGCTGAGTGCAATCGATGCGATAGCCACCCATAGGTGTATATGTGCTAGTTTCAGCACTTATTTTACAACCCTAGCAATCCATTAGATGATTGCATTGGTTCATATGCAGTCATCATATAAGCTGCTTTGCTTCGAATATGAACAGATGGCAATAATGGCCATACAGATTTCAAGGGTTGGACTTCACGGAAATCATGAAGTGATGTTGCTAACGGCCTGACATGTACTATATAGGGCATGAAATCTTAACGGTAAAATTTTATAAATACCCCGATGCGTGGAATATATAACGCTACTCGTACCTGCAGCAGTAGATTGAATCATGTTATTTTGACCACCGAAAAATGTGAAATAATGATCAATGATGGGTCATATGATTATGATATCTACAGAAGCTGTTTCATATTTTTATATCGTGTAAATCTGGCAAAAATGACATTTTGACTTTTTGTAATCTACAAAAAATGGCTAGTTAGCACAACACAGATACATGCGCTTGTCGGTGTAATAATACTTATTTAATGTTTCTTGCATTTAATTTTGCTGGGCAATAAGTGGTGATCTGGATTCATAGGCATCCTAGAGTTGATACCTCGTGTTGTCGATAAAAAATTTtttcatcaatataaaTTAAAATAGCACTTATTACAAGTGTATACAGTAAACAAACAACGTCAAATCGTTATAGGAAACAGATAATTTAACTAGAAACTTCTTGTGACATTAAGCTATTTTTGTCTTAAAAAACCCAGtattttgcgatatacaATAATAAAAAGTTACATCCATATAATGTTAGTATATAATCAAGGCCATTACAATAGAAATGCATAAATAACCTATAGAACATTTTTAGACAGGTAGATCAACGGCCATTATAGATCTTGTCAGTAATCATCAACCCATTGTAGGTTATACAGGTTATAGAAATTATCACATATACGAAATATCATTAAAATTACGGATTATTGTACCAGATTCTTtgggatatatatcacaagGCTGTAAAAAAGGATCGGTACACATCGACTAGTAGACGTAACTTCTACATATAGTCTTATACCGAGAACCATTTGAAACTAGAATGTATTACAATAGGAATACCCATGATAGTGAGATCGAAACACAACATCGGTTgtctgtatatattgtgcCAATTTATCACACATTAGTACACAATGGTTCCTATTAGTAAATACCTTGGCCCTGGATCGATATGTATATGATGTGTATGAAAAATAGTTGTATTGTgctgtatattttaatggtCATTGGAGCCTGTTGGTTCGGCTCCATCCCATAAGTGGGGTGGTCGCGATAAATGTCCTTCTTTAACGTTTTCAGAGGTTTCACTCATATAGTTTCTGCCTGAAACAGGGTAATTCGCATATTTATTCAATATGGTAAGTGATTTGTTGTTTGTGTATCGTCATATTATTCCAGGGTATTGATTTGGAGAAGGGTGGCCGTGTCAAGAAGCCAGGCCGTAAGGCTTTGGTTAGCCAGGACCCTTATTTGCAGTTATTGGTCAATTCCTACAAGCTGTTGGCACGTAGAACACAAAGTAAATTCAACCGTACGATCTTGAAGCGTTTGATTATGCCTCGTCGCTTTAAGTGCCCAATGTCCCTATCGAAGCTTACTAAGCACATGAAAGGCAGGGAGCACACTACTGCTGTTATTGTTGGTACCATCACAGGTAAGTCACTATTATTGTTGATGTGTCTGAATTTTTTTTATATTGAGAAAAGCATGATGATGTTTGTTTCTACTATATCGCGACGGTCTTCTGACATTTCTGGAGAGGGTAGAACTTACTGATTTCTCCAGTATAAAAATGCATTTGTTTAATGCTTTCACATTGTTTCAGATGACATTCGTGTGACTGAGGTACCCAAGTTGAGTGTTTGTGCTCTCCGTGTTACTGAGAAGGCACGTGCTCGTTTATTGAAGGCCGGTGGTGAGATTATTACTTTTGACGAGTTGATATCTCGTGCTCCAACTGGAACTAACTGCACTCTTTTACGTGGTCCCACTAAGGCCCGTGAGGCTGAGAAGCACTTTGGTCGTGCTCCTGGTACTCCCGGATCATCCACTAAGCCTTACGTGCGCTCCAAGGGTCGCAAGTTCGAGAAGGCCCGTGGTCGCAGGAAGTCTTGTGGTTTCAAGGTTTAATCGTACTACTTATGTAATTATTAATTACGTAGCTATGTTTTATGTTTGGGCGACATCTTCGTATTGTGCAACATCCATTGATTACATAGTCTAAACAACGATATCTTCATCTACTGACTCGAATATTGTCTGTGGCTCGGATTGGCCAGTTTCGTGTACATCTTGTGAATCCGTTGACGCCCGTTTTGGGATATCATCATCTTGGTTCATGTTGCGCACCATTTTCAGtctatatgtattatcTAGGAATACCTGGGCCATACCTATAGAACTCTTCACGTTCTAGTTCATCTAATTCACGCTTGATGTACTCCAGGTTGTTGTCGATTGTCGGTATTACCAGctgatagatatagatACTCATTTGCGCAACCTACATTATCAAGTGCGTTTACACGCCTGTTTGTCATTTTAATTTCCTGCTCCAGCATCATGAAGGATACCTATAGTATGTAACAGGATAAACACAATTTTACCTGGAGTGATGCCAGTTCAGCCAGGGTTTCCAAGAACTCTAGATGTGCTGTTTTCACGGAATGTATAACATGTCCACCGGTTGTTAATCCAATGTTTGCGATAACATCGACTGTAGGGTCGATTTTTAATTCAAAGTGTGGTATGATCACTCCGGCTACATTTTCCGTGCGTACTCGCAGTGTAACGGCAGATCTACCTACAGATTCCACTACCAGTGATTTGAAATCTCCTGCTGACCACACGGCATTAGAGAGTGCGTACGACGCTTCGTTAAATCCCTCTATCACCTTTTCCTTGCCCTGGAAACCATTTGTGTGTTGCTACGGCTGCGTACCTGTATGGTATCCTTAAGTAGCTTTCTGAACTTCGATGCTAAAGCATCACTCTTTCTTTTTAGTAGCGAATATCCTAGATGCGCGTTAGTTCTCTTTTGCTTCAGTATTTGAAGCATCCTGCAGCGTTATGTATACACCGACTCGCGCTATCTACACTTACATACGAGATGGTAAGGGCTTAGATGACGTGGAACTCATTTTTACGGGTCTATTTGCATTGTGTATTAGaattaaaatgtgtttATAGACTTATATCATGCCTtgagtatatatgttggGTTAGATGATCCTGGCTCATGTCAATCACGAGCTTAGGAATCCACCTGCATTTACCCAGTATCTATGCGTATATCACGCTACTGACCATATGCATCAATATGGCATTCACCGTAGAAAGACATAGGTCAGCCTGGTTACGACAGTCATAGACAATATGGTCCCAGTGTTGATCTATATCTAACAACGTATTCCACATCGATGGTACTTAGGTCGCGAAATGATACTTATATGTAAATATCCCGTCGGCATGCTTATATAGTTACAAACACATCACAGCTTGTAGAGTTGCTTACGCTGCGGCGGCAGCTGGTGATCCTTCACCCTTGGAGCGTTTGGACTGTTTGTACTCCTCCATCATCTTGTAATACGCCTTCATGTTAGCTCGCGATGTCTGCTCACGCTTGATGCGAAGCGCTATGCGCCTGCGCTTACGTTGGATTCTTTGGGGAGTTACCAATCTCTGGATCTTTGGTGCTCTGGTTTTGTTGCGTCCTTCGACCTTACGTCTAATAACGTACTTACGCACATCATCCTGTGGGCCGAGGTTGAACAGTTTACGGATCTTAGAAGCACGCTTAGGTCCCAATCTGCGTGGCCTTTCACCATCGGTGAGTCCGGGGATATCCTGTGGTCCTCTCTTGACAACTACCAGGTTGAGGATGGAGAGGTCGGGTGAAGCGATGCAGCCACGAACTGACTTACGACGCATTTCACCGGTTCTTCTAGGGCGATAGCATTTCATACCTTTTCTTAATAGCAACCTAACACGGCTAGTTGTGAGAACACCCTGCATCATTGGAAAACCCTGTTTGTCGTTACCACCCGATATTTTGAAAACGTATCCCTTGAACTCTTCACCTAGGGAATCACCTGGTACTTCGGTTCCCATACGTTTTTCATAGAATGGGAGTAGCTTTTTTTCATCATCTATCTCCATAGTCCTTTGCATATTGGTGAACGGGTTCGCCAAATTGAGCTTCATCTTGTATAATCAGTGTTTACCTCGTTATGAaactatatctatattaagttatatttaataGATGATGATTTTATATGGGTTGTTCCTATTGGTGTGGGTTTTAATGTCACTTTTGCTGTTGGTCTTATTATGGTGGGGGCTCCGCGCCTGTCATCCGTTGATACCAGGGATGCTAATTTCCTCATGGGAAGTTAGAGTTTATTGTGACACAATTGCTACATAAGGACATCAGCATCCAGGGTGTAGTGTTATTTCTGGGTTGTGTGCGCTCTTGGTGGTTTTTCGGAGTACTAGTGATTCCACCAGAGCTACACATGGGTAATTAGATGGCTTCCATCGTATGTACAACTAATAAATGCAAGATTTAATGAAATGTCTGATTCAAATATTGACACGGGCAGACAATGTTATCTATTTTGCCAAATAGCCCTGCTTAATAGTGTCACTGCCTATATGTTCATTTTACTTTCCTGGGCATGAACACTTTTCGCTGCATTTGTTTTCGGGTGTGCATTGGCAGTTATCTCCGCAGGTACAATTATCGCAGCAGTCGCATGGTTTCTTGGTATCTTCTACCTTCTCTACCGGTACCTCGCCGTCGCATTTGCATTCCTTTACACAGCTGCAGTTTTCACATTCACAGTCTGCGCCGCACTTGCAAATGGTATCACATTCGCAGTCATCACAAGCGCATTCACTTTGTTCGCAGCATTCATGTTCCTCGTCGTCCATGAAgtcgtcatcatcatcaccCATTCCTGGGTAACCTCCCATGTTACCGAATGGTCCGAATTTAGACATATCGAAGTCATCCTGTATGACATTGGTTTCATTATCCTCAGCGTCTGAATCAATCCATCTGTTCCAGTCGATTTTGATCCAATGCTTCTTGCCATCGTTGTTTAGTGACGGCCacttttcattttcatccTTGGGTAACTTGAACCTTAGGAACCTATCATTGGCCTTCAGGGCTTCACTGGCCTTGATGGGTTTGTAGAAGTTGATGGTGCATTCATAATCCTTGCCTTCCTTCTTACCGGCTATCTTCAATGCGTTGTTATCGAGGTTGATAACGGTATCCTTTTCTTCTGGCAATTCTACAGTAAGAAGAAGTGCATCATCGGTTTGTGCCCACAAAACATTTGGAGAGAGTctgtataatgttttatGCAAATACAATTCACGGTAAACTTACGCCATGATGTATTTGATAAAGTATTTCTCAGGGGAATGTGTAAGTGATATGTGTACCACAAGCGTGATAACAGTGCAGTAACCAATTACAAATGTTAGTATCAGTGTTTGATGGAGTTTGGGGTCCTTTTTTACGATATGAAGTGATATTCTTGAGTCATATGTGACACTTGTCTCCTATGTGTCACCTTGGTATGGGGATAGGGGGCAGGGTAATAAATAAACTTTTGGTAATAATATAAAGATTCCTAGTTTATGTAGGGTGTCGATTTAACTAGCTGTACCTGGCGTACATATGCGCGTATACTCCTGCATCATGTGTGTGCGCGCGCTGCGTGTTAGAGGATTATCCTAAATCCAGTCTATTTGACCGTTTCCATCTAGATTCCTATGTTAAAACGCTAGACAGTGTGTTGTACTTTCCAATTATTGTACTATTACTTCTTAGTGACCACATTGGGCCAATAGACACTCCACATGTTACACACATTGTATTTATTTCTGTAGTCTATGGTACTCTTTACTCACAATATGTCGTTGACTACTGTTCCCAGGTGCTCCATTCCACTTTTAATATGGCATTGTACTCCTGTTTTAATCTTGCCAATCTAAGGCGTTTATCTAGTGTATCCAGTTCCAAGCAGCCATTACGTCATATTAGACCTAATAGTACAACTCTAGCTAATGCTGAACCCCGGGACCATGAGTGTTCAGAGGCGGGTATAACACATTTGTTTCGTTATGTCCGGGATAACCATGACCGGCTTAGTTTATACACTATGTGCGGGTACATGGAACGTTTACATAGCGCTAACCTGGCAGATATTGAGTTGAGAGACCTATTACGTAAGAAGCTGTTGGATTCCTTGGGTGATATCAACAGTGCAATGATATTAGGTCGTGTTTTGTACTTATTGAGCAAGTTTGACAATGTAGATGATGATTTTTTTGTGAAGATTACGGATCACATTTATCGCAACCAACTGTACACCATCGGTGAGTCACCTCGGCTATGGTGTAGGTACTTCAAGTTTATCGGTGACAATCGGATATATCACGGCCCACTTCTGGAGGTACTGGCAAAGCGGTACCACGAGTACCTGTGTCGTCACATGGCTGATGGCAGTGATGGGTACCCTCGGCGATTACAGGAGAGTGCGGCTATAGCCGCCTGGGCCTTGGCTATAACAGCTTCAGATTTATCTCTAGATGACTTGTTCAGGTCGATGTTAACTTTTGTGTTGCAGCCAGGCGTTGAGAGGCATGTTTTAATAAGAGTCTACTGGAGTGCTGCGGTTAGTGGCCGCTTACTTAATGGATTAGACTTGACAAGCATATCAGCTGCTATTGATGAGACCCTATCGAATCCCGATGTCGGTGTGCGTCACAAGTCGCATTTACATCAGCTTTACACTATCTTACGCTGTTTAAATGCTTCCGGTATCACTGATGATGTATTATTGAATCGATGTTTGGCATCACTGCATAGTATGCGTTATGGCTATAACGACTCGAAGATGTCAACTAGTCAACGCTACGTATCAGATGTACTAGTTCGATTGGGGATACCTCACAAGGTTGAGCTGTTGACTCCGGATCTCCTAAGCATTGACATTGCCATTGAGGGTGGTGGTGAGCGTATAGCCCTGGAGGTGGACGGCCCGTTACACTTTACTCGTGTTTGTCATGGTACTCATTTAGGCCAACCTATGTTAACGGGCCCAACTCGCATGAAGCATAATTTTCTACGCTCTTCAGGTTGGCATGTAATATCAGCTCCACCCGTTAAGTTGGACGACGTTGACATGATGTCATCGGTGTCTTGTGTTGACAGCTTTTACAAGCGGTTACTACTGAACTCCGGGTCACGGTACTTAACTAAATTACTGGGTTAGTGAAATAACCTATATAATAATTATCTAGTTCAATTGTGTTACTTCACACGGTACTTGGTGTCTCGGGCACCGTTGTATTAGTAAGCATGTTTGATATATCTTCCAGTTGCGATCTTTGTGCGATAATTTGTTGCTTCAATGCTGCGATTTGTGATTTTATATGCTCCTGTCTGGATATAATCTGCTGTTGCCGGTGTTTAAGTTGTGGTACGCTGGGTATTTTAGTGATGACCTTGTACATCTTATCGTAATGGTCATTGACACTCTTATTCCACAGTCGTCTA contains:
- a CDS encoding MerC mercury resistance family protein, encoding MEGLDLNSLVLSENPHIEVKSRLYKVWEFLLNYAALLCLLDCIVLPALIALFGVLDIFNGLNAYKTSFHIIEVVCVVILGTLAIVVNYRKGGKVKFVAIGISGIILVVISHFVASGWIETVLSLTGCGMLLASNQLSRRGHSCHHCHLPVSI
- a CDS encoding ATP synthase subunit C family protein → MAPIQRVFANSLVRGVRLNNTLGARFLSQVPSFQRNDLNKTNAEMPRSYYLHQPTVQNTLLTNFANRGSMNSLAPFNNKFGARYDGGIATLGAAVALMSVGGVAQGIGNLFAALVSGTARNPSIKDDLFTYTLIGMGFLEFLGIICVLMSAIMMYS
- a CDS encoding putative 60S ribosomal protein L18ae — encoded protein: MAKPKGSQIRPSLKQNLTHYHVVGRAAPSKKNPNPLIYRMNIFAKNSVLAKGRFWYFMRKLQKAKRSGGEILACNVLNEVKPTQAKNYGVLLRYECRTGTHNMYKEYRDTTLTGAISQMYGEMAGRDHARASCIQIIRARQIADADCRRTRTTQLHNPKLKFPILRPQPFIQKSERALFSRTRPSLDY
- a CDS encoding putative 60S ribosomal protein L18 encodes the protein MGIDLEKGGRVKKPGRKALVSQDPYLQLLVNSYKLLARRTQSKFNRTILKRLIMPRRFKCPMSLSKLTKHMKGREHTTAVIVGTITDDIRVTEVPKLSVCALRVTEKARARLLKAGGEIITFDELISRAPTGTNCTLLRGPTKAREAEKHFGRAPGTPGSSTKPYVRSKGRKFEKARGRRKSCGFKV
- a CDS encoding V-type H+ transporting ATPase subunit D family protein — translated: MSSTSSKPLPSRMMLQILKQKRTNAHLGYSLLKRKSDALASKFRKLLKDTIQGKEKVIEGFNEASYALSNAVWSAGDFKSLVVESVGRSAVTLRVRTENVAGVIIPHFELKIDPTVDVIANIGLTTGGHVIHSVKTAHLEFLETLAELASLQVSFMMLEQEIKMTNRRVNALDNLVIPTIDNNLEYIKRELDELEREEFYRLKMVRNMNQDDDIPKRASTDSQDVHETGQSEPQTIFESVDEDIVV
- a CDS encoding putative 40S ribosomal protein S6, with amino-acid sequence MKLNLANPFTNMQRTMEIDDEKKLLPFYEKRMGTEVPGDSLGEEFKGYVFKISGGNDKQGFPMMQGVLTTSRVRLLLRKGMKCYRPRRTGEMRRKSVRGCIASPDLSILNLVVVKRGPQDIPGLTDGERPRRLGPKRASKIRKLFNLGPQDDVRKYVIRRKVEGRNKTRAPKIQRLVTPQRIQRKRRRIALRIKREQTSRANMKAYYKMMEEYKQSKRSKGEGSPAAAAA
- a CDS encoding CS domain family protein, with product MALSPNVLWAQTDDALLLTVELPEEKDTVINLDNNALKIAGKKEGKDYECTINFYKPIKASEALKANDRFLRFKLPKDENEKWPSLNNDGKKHWIKIDWNRWIDSDAEDNETNVIQDDFDMSKFGPFGNMGGYPGMGDDDDDFMDDEEHECCEQSECACDDCECDTICKCGADCECENCSCVKECKCDGEVPVEKVEDTKKPCDCCDNCTCGDNCQCTPENKCSEKCSCPGK
- a CDS encoding RAP domain family protein, yielding MALYSCFNLANLRRLSSVSSSKQPLRHIRPNSTTLANAEPRDHECSEAGITHLFRYVRDNHDRLSLYTMCGYMERLHSANLADIELRDLLRKKLLDSLGDINSAMILGRVLYLLSKFDNVDDDFFVKITDHIYRNQLYTIGESPRLWCRYFKFIGDNRIYHGPLLEVLAKRYHEYLCRHMADGSDGYPRRLQESAAIAAWALAITASDLSLDDLFRSMLTFVLQPGVERHVLIRVYWSAAVSGRLLNGLDLTSISAAIDETLSNPDVGVRHKSHLHQLYTILRCLNASGITDDVLLNRCLASLHSMRYGYNDSKMSTSQRYVSDVLVRLGIPHKVELLTPDLLSIDIAIEGGGERIALEVDGPLHFTRVCHGTHLGQPMLTGPTRMKHNFLRSSGWHVISAPPVKLDDVDMMSSVSCVDSFYKRLLLNSGSRYLTKLLG